One window of the Serinus canaria isolate serCan28SL12 chromosome 9, serCan2020, whole genome shotgun sequence genome contains the following:
- the POLR2D gene encoding DNA-directed RNA polymerase II subunit RPB4, whose protein sequence is MAAGGSDPRTADVEEDASQLVFPKEFETAETLLNSEVHMLLEHRKQQNESAEDEQELSEVFMKTLNYTARFSRFKNRETIASVRSLLLQKKLHKFELACLANLCPETAEEAKALIPSLEGRFEDEELQQILDDIQTKRSFQY, encoded by the exons ATGGCGGCGGGCGGCAGCGACCCGCGGACGGCGGACGTGGAGGAGGACGCCTCGCAGCTCGTCTTCCCCAAAG AGTTTGAAACTGCAGAAACTCTGCTGAATTCCGAGGTGCACATGCTGCTGGAGCACCGCAAGCAGCAGAACGAGAGCGCGGAGGatgagcaggagctgtcagaAGTCTTCATGAAAACCCTGAACTACACGGCGCGCTTCAGCCGCTTCAAAAACCGCGAGACCATCGCCAGCGTGCGCAG CTTATTGCTGCAGAAGAAGCTCCATAAGTTTGAACTGGCGTGTTTGGCTAACTTGTGTCCTGAGACAGCTGAGGAAGCAAAAGCTCTGATTCCTAG CCTGGAGGGCCGGTTTGAAGATGAAGAATTACAACAGATTCTCGACGACATTCAGACTAAACGCAGCTTCCAGTATTAA
- the AMMECR1L gene encoding AMMECR1-like protein, with product MGKRRCVPPLEPKLAAGCCGVKKPKLSGSGTHSHGNQTTTAPSSSSGPLQNHQHTDGNNGRENVSDLTLGPGNSPITRMNPTSGALSPLTRPNGTANSTKNLVVTAEMCCYCFDVLYCHLYGFPQPRLPRFTNDPYPLFVTWKTGRDKRLRGCIGTFSAMNLHSGLREYTLTSALKDSRFPPLTREELPKLFCSVSLLTNFEDASDYLDWEVGIHGIRIEFINEKGVKRTATYLPEVAKEQDWDQIQTIDSLLRKGGFKAPITNDFRKTIKLTRYRSEKVTISYAEYMASRQHCFQNGTLHAPPLYNHYS from the exons ATGGGAAAAAGACGCTGTGTTCCTCCACTTGAGCCCAAGCTGGCAGCTGGCTGTTGTGGGGTGAAGAAGCCCAAATTGTCTGGGAGTGGAACGCACAGTCATGGGAATCAGACCACAACTGCACCAAGCTCCAGTTCAGGTCCTCTTCAGAACCACCAGCATACAGATGGGAATAATGGAAGGGAGAACGTATCTGACTTGACTTTGGGCCCAGGAAATTCCCCAATTACTCGAATGAATCCCACTTCAGGAGCTCTGAGCCCACTCACTCGGCCCAATGGAACTGCCAACAGCACCAAGAACCTGGTGGTGACAGCAGAGATGTGCTGCTACTGCTTTGATGTACTCTACTGTCATCTCTACGGGTTCCCTCAGCCACGGCTTCCTCGATTTACCAATGACCCCTA tcCACTCTTTGTGACGTGGAAGACGGGGCGAGACAAGCGGCTTCGTGGCTGCATCGGGACCTTTTCAGCCATGAATCTTCACTCAGGACTCAGGGAATACACATTAACCAG TGCACTTAAGGACAGCCGATTTCCCCCCCTGACCCGCGAGGAGCTGCCCAAACTCTTCTGCTCTGTCTCCCTCCTCACTAACTTTGAGGATGCCAGTGACTACCTGGACTGGGAG GTTGGAATCCATGGGATCAGAATAGAGTTCATCAATGAGAAAGGTGTCAAACGCACAGCCACGTATTTACCTGAGGTTGCTAAGGAACAAG aCTGGGATCAGATCCAGACCATAGACTCCTTACTCAGGAAAGGTGGCTTTAAGGCTCCCATTACCAATGATTTTAGGAAAACAATTAAACTTACCAG GTACCGCAGTGAGAAGGTGACAATCAGTTATGCAGAGTACATGGCCTCCCGCCAGCATTGTTTCCAGAATGGCACCCTTCATGCCCCCCCCCTCTACAATCATTACTCCTGA